The sequence TTATCATGGTCTTTGatcaacaaaataaatatcaagCATGGCATTAATATTTCAATTTGGTGATTTTTGATTAAGATATTCAGGTTCTGCTGTGTATGCATTTCTTTGTTTGTTGGTTGTGCACTTGTGCTTCTAGGTTGCAATGTTACTGATTTTTGTTCTTGTATGTTTCCTCTTCCTATACCTTTGGTGGAAATTCAAATCCTGTATCACCCATGCaaatgaatttaattattttagaatGCTACACTTATATCTAACGTTCTTGTTAGCACCAGGAGACGTAGAGCACTTTTATCTTCGTTTTTATTGTTTACCCTTTTTAGTATGCGTTAGGCCATTATGATGATTGTGAGTTGGAAATAACGATTCATATTCCCCTTACACCTATCAAAAGTGAAAAGATTGTGACCCTAGAAAAGTTTGGTGGCGTAAATATCCTTGGCAGGACATATTAATTTGGCCTTGTTTTTCATTCTCATGTGAGGCTACTGAGGGCGTAGGCAACTTGATGGGTGTGTATTCAACAAGAGGGTGCCAATTTTGTATAACTGAAAAGTTGAGTGTATATTTGACACCTAGTAGATATAAAATAGCTTGTGTATAACAGAAAATGACATTGACACTATAATTGATAGTGATGCAAACTTAGCATATTTTTTATCACCGTGTGAAgaattgttttgaattttgaattttttacatCTTATTTAATTCATATAAGCTGGCAATTCAGTAATGGCATTTAAGGGTCATATCAGCCTGTATTATTCTTTTCCTTATTTTTATTCACGCACTAATTGGAAACTACATcagttaaatttaaaaaaaacagcgtataaaaattaaaacatgttttatttgttgTCAGTTTGCTTGCTTTCAAAATAAGCGTCATTATGAATCTGTCATGGTGTTCAGGTATGGACCTTTCTGGATCTGCACCACCTTAATATTCGTGGCGGCTTCCATTGGTACATTTGTCACCTATATAACACACAAACTGCAAAAAAAGGAATGGGATTATGATATTAATCTGGTTACGTGGTCTGCGGGTTTGTTCTATGGCTATGTTACTATAGTGCCTCTACTCTTGTATGTAGTCCTCAAATACTTCTCAGCTCCATCTGGTTTTGCCCAGCTGCTTTGTCTCTATGGCTACTCTCTGTTTGTCTTCATTCCTGCTTTGGTAAGCTTAAAGCTACATTTTTTTCCTCATGGTTTAACACTTTTGTGCTCTCAATGCATGATCTTTCTTACGCATTATGATTTACCTCCATGCAACCAATGTTGCTGTTCTGTAGTAAAGTTTTGAGTCCTTCAAACTATTTATACTTCCTTTTACTTCTAAGTATGTAATTTTGTTGTATAGTCTAAATATTTGAGCAATTTACGTTACATATTCGATGCTTTTCACTCTGGCCATTTCAATTCCTGTTTCACGATCAGTCGACGGTAAATCATCTGTTCAGTGGTTTACAACGTTCCCAAAATTCCATCATCTGGACCGCGTGAAGTATTTCTCGTGACTCTTTTAAAGAATTTATTGATCTGCAAGAAAATTCAGTTGGCGGTTAGATGGAAAATATCGTTCTTATCTCCATCAAAAGCCaacttttgaattttattagttaaaaattaaaatactctgCTGAGATTAATCTAGTTTTCAATGCTAATGTAGTAACTCAACCTGACGTGTTCTAATTCTTCTAACTTCTTCAATGCAGTGTTTGTCTGTTGTTCCGTTTGAAATCTTCAGATGGGTCGTAGCTGGTGTGGCGGGTTTAATGTCTGCTACATTTGTTGCTATTAACCTCAGAAACCACATCAAGTCTGCAGGTGAAAGCTGGGTTTTGATTGTAGCTGCTATATTCTTGTTGCAGCTAGCTCTTGCTTTGGTCCTCAAGTTCTACTTGTTCAACATCACCATATAACCACGAGCAATTGTAGCCATTGGTGGTATCAACGAGGTACTGATCTGCAGTGATCATGGTCCTTTTTTTggatcaaatatatatagatatagctTCATCGTGTTATGAAAACCATTTGTATTCATTCAATCTTTATGATTTGTCATTTATAATTGTAAAATCGGTATTCTTTTTCTATGACATTTGAATCTGGAGAGGTCTGATACGTGCGTCGAATTTAATCGAGTATGTCTTTGGTTCGGATGAAGATTTTGTAGTATTTTTGGTATCTTTACCTCTCTTCATTGATGTCACTTCCAAATTCCTATT comes from Henckelia pumila isolate YLH828 chromosome 4, ASM3356847v2, whole genome shotgun sequence and encodes:
- the LOC140863708 gene encoding uncharacterized protein, producing MMSGNYTSIHNQNLSGSVPAVADPAVIESNLQTFPPVVPQGKISGGSRPPRDADDTFSKSASGSDEPQQTSWFQSFTIAAYRPYFDVDTSDVLERMKYSLFPFNGSFNEKTANQPDLYGPFWICTTLIFVAASIGTFVTYITHKLQKKEWDYDINLVTWSAGLFYGYVTIVPLLLYVVLKYFSAPSGFAQLLCLYGYSLFVFIPALCLSVVPFEIFRWVVAGVAGLMSATFVAINLRNHIKSAGESWVLIVAAIFLLQLALALVLKFYLFNITI